In the genome of Hymenobacter taeanensis, one region contains:
- a CDS encoding MGH1-like glycoside hydrolase domain-containing protein → MTAEQQRLTEANARKAPWRKWGPYLSERQWGTVREDYSANGQAWEYITHDMARSYAYRWGEEGLGGICDDQQRLCLALGLWNGHDPILKERLFGLAAPEGNHGEDVKEVYYYLENVPTHSYMQMLYKYPHHAFPYSWLVQENAHRSRHEPEFELLDTAIFHENRYFDVCIEYAKASPEDLLLQITVHNRGPEEAEVHVLPQLWFRNTWAWETDSYRPELIEEAGAIAVRHRELPHLCLYADHAPALLFCDNDTNPHRLPHLAPPTQTQFYKDGIQDCIVHGAPTVNPTQVGTKAAAHYTLTVAAGSCQAVRVRLAPAGQATPFADFDEVLNLRRQETDQYYAHQQRGLPDPDTRSVQRQAFAGMLWSKQYYNYDVAQWLQGDPALPKPPPERQHGRNSAWPHLNNGDIISMPDKWEYPWYAAWDLAFHCVPLAQLDPWFAKSQLRLLCQDWYMHPNGQLPAYEWNFSDVNPPVHAWATWRVYKMCQKQSNDTGDLDFLSTVFHRLLLNFTWWVNRKDRHGHNIFEGGFLGLDNIGVFDRSAPLPDGTYLEQADATSWMAMYALNMMRIALELAKTNPVYQDLASKFFEHFLYIAGAMTNMDADELDLWDLEDEFYYDALHTPQNGRQFLKTRSLVGLIPLFAVEVLTDEELQGMPTFVARMNWFLENRPQLASQVSRWREPGRGDTHLLSLLRGHRVKRLLARALDENEFLSEYGIRSLSRYHQAHPFYLAYDGKKMKVQYEPGEAETALFGGNSNWRGPIWFPLNFLLIESLQRFHHYYGDDFKVEYPTHSGQYSTLLEIADALSSRLTKLFLRNDEGIRPALGQEKRWQTDPHFRNYVLFHEYFHGDTGQGLGASHQTGWTGLIAKLLQPRNP, encoded by the coding sequence ATGACTGCCGAGCAACAACGCCTCACGGAGGCCAATGCCCGCAAAGCCCCCTGGCGCAAGTGGGGGCCCTACCTTTCGGAGCGGCAATGGGGCACGGTGCGCGAAGATTACTCCGCTAACGGGCAGGCCTGGGAATACATCACCCACGACATGGCCCGCTCATACGCCTACCGCTGGGGCGAGGAGGGCTTGGGCGGCATCTGTGATGACCAGCAGCGCTTGTGTTTGGCCCTGGGCCTCTGGAACGGCCACGACCCCATCCTGAAAGAGCGGCTGTTTGGGCTGGCGGCACCCGAAGGCAACCACGGCGAAGACGTGAAGGAGGTATACTATTACCTGGAGAACGTGCCCACCCACTCTTACATGCAGATGCTGTATAAGTACCCGCACCACGCTTTCCCTTACTCCTGGCTGGTGCAGGAAAATGCCCACCGGAGCCGGCATGAGCCGGAGTTTGAGCTCCTGGATACGGCAATTTTCCATGAGAACCGGTATTTTGATGTGTGTATAGAGTACGCCAAAGCCAGCCCCGAGGACCTGTTGCTGCAGATTACCGTGCACAACCGGGGCCCTGAGGAAGCGGAGGTACACGTGCTGCCCCAGCTCTGGTTTCGGAATACCTGGGCCTGGGAGACTGATAGCTACCGCCCGGAGCTGATTGAGGAGGCAGGAGCCATTGCCGTTCGGCACCGCGAGCTGCCTCATCTGTGCCTGTACGCCGACCACGCCCCGGCTCTGCTCTTCTGCGACAACGACACCAACCCCCACCGGTTGCCCCACCTGGCCCCGCCCACCCAAACGCAGTTTTACAAAGACGGCATTCAGGACTGCATAGTACATGGGGCGCCCACTGTAAACCCAACGCAGGTGGGTACCAAGGCCGCAGCTCATTATACGCTAACGGTAGCTGCTGGCAGCTGCCAAGCAGTGCGGGTGCGGCTGGCTCCTGCGGGGCAGGCCACCCCGTTTGCCGATTTTGATGAGGTGCTGAACCTGCGGCGCCAGGAAACCGACCAGTACTACGCGCACCAGCAGCGTGGCCTACCCGACCCCGACACTCGCAGCGTGCAGCGGCAGGCCTTTGCCGGCATGCTCTGGAGCAAGCAGTACTATAACTACGATGTAGCCCAGTGGCTGCAGGGCGACCCTGCGCTGCCCAAGCCACCCCCGGAGCGGCAGCACGGCCGCAACAGTGCCTGGCCGCACCTCAACAACGGCGACATTATTTCCATGCCCGATAAGTGGGAGTACCCCTGGTATGCCGCCTGGGACCTGGCTTTTCACTGTGTGCCCCTGGCGCAGCTTGACCCCTGGTTTGCTAAGTCCCAGCTGCGCCTGCTCTGCCAAGACTGGTACATGCACCCCAATGGCCAACTGCCCGCCTACGAGTGGAATTTCTCCGACGTGAACCCTCCCGTACACGCCTGGGCCACGTGGCGGGTGTATAAAATGTGCCAGAAGCAAAGCAACGACACCGGCGACCTTGACTTTCTGAGCACGGTATTTCATCGTCTGCTGCTAAATTTTACCTGGTGGGTAAACCGCAAAGACCGGCACGGGCATAACATTTTTGAGGGCGGCTTCCTGGGGCTTGATAACATTGGCGTCTTTGACAGGTCAGCACCTCTGCCCGATGGTACCTACCTGGAGCAAGCCGATGCCACAAGCTGGATGGCTATGTACGCCCTGAACATGATGCGCATTGCGCTGGAGCTGGCTAAAACCAACCCCGTATATCAGGACCTGGCCAGCAAGTTTTTTGAGCACTTCCTTTATATCGCCGGGGCCATGACCAATATGGATGCCGACGAGCTTGACCTGTGGGACCTGGAGGATGAGTTTTACTATGATGCTCTGCACACCCCGCAAAACGGCCGGCAGTTTCTAAAAACCCGGTCGTTAGTGGGACTGATTCCGCTGTTTGCGGTGGAGGTGCTCACAGATGAAGAGTTGCAAGGCATGCCCACCTTTGTGGCGCGTATGAACTGGTTTCTGGAGAACCGCCCGCAACTGGCCAGCCAGGTTTCGCGGTGGCGGGAGCCTGGCCGCGGCGACACTCACCTGCTTTCCCTGCTGCGCGGGCACCGGGTAAAGCGGCTGCTGGCACGGGCCCTGGATGAGAACGAGTTTTTATCGGAGTATGGCATCCGCTCCCTGTCTCGCTACCACCAGGCGCACCCGTTTTACCTGGCCTATGATGGGAAGAAGATGAAAGTGCAGTATGAGCCCGGGGAGGCAGAAACCGCACTGTTTGGCGGCAACTCCAACTGGCGGGGGCCCATTTGGTTTCCCCTGAACTTCCTGTTGATTGAGTCGCTGCAGCGCTTCCACCACTACTACGGCGACGATTTTAAGGTAGAGTACCCCACCCACTCGGGCCAGTACAGCACCCTGCTCGAAATTGCCGATGCCCTGAGTAGTCGCCTCACCAAGCTGTTTCTGCGTAACGACGAAGGTATTCGGCCGGCTCTAGGCCAGGAGAAGCGCTGGCAAACCGACCCTCATTTCCGAAACTACGTGTTGTTTCACGAGTATTTCCACGGCGACACGGGGCAGGGCCTGGGCGCCAGCCACCAAACCGGCTGGACGGGCCTCATCGCCAAGCTGCTACAGCCGCGCAATCCCTAA
- a CDS encoding cold-shock protein translates to MSTGTVKFFNETKGFGFINDAATGQDVFVHATGLIDEIRENDKVEFEVEEGRKGLSAVKVRRA, encoded by the coding sequence ATGTCAACAGGAACCGTAAAATTTTTCAATGAAACCAAAGGCTTTGGCTTCATCAACGATGCCGCCACCGGCCAAGACGTATTCGTTCACGCCACGGGCCTCATCGATGAGATTCGTGAGAACGACAAAGTAGAGTTTGAAGTAGAAGAAGGCCGTAAAGGCCTGAGCGCCGTTAAAGTTCGTCGCGCGTAG